One part of the Spiribacter salinus M19-40 genome encodes these proteins:
- a CDS encoding TRAP transporter small permease subunit has protein sequence MLQTIHFIDRFTTWVGRSFAWLILLMAFGMGYEVLSRYLFTAPTAWAYDMSYILYGTLFMVGGAYTLSRNAHVRGDFLYRLWKPRTQAIVELILYFLFFFPGVLALVFAGASYAARSWRYMEVSSFSPAGIPIFHFKTMLVVGGALLLIQGVAQVLRCIVCIRSGEWPPDVNDVTELEDQLLEQGYQEDLNTPNTGVSNR, from the coding sequence ATGCTTCAAACCATTCACTTTATCGACCGATTCACGACCTGGGTTGGGCGGAGCTTTGCCTGGCTGATTCTTCTGATGGCCTTTGGTATGGGCTACGAGGTGCTATCGCGTTACCTCTTTACTGCGCCAACGGCCTGGGCATATGACATGTCCTATATCCTGTACGGCACTTTGTTTATGGTTGGTGGCGCTTACACGCTTTCGCGGAATGCGCACGTTCGTGGCGATTTCCTTTATCGGCTTTGGAAGCCAAGAACCCAAGCCATTGTTGAGTTAATCCTTTATTTCCTTTTTTTCTTCCCGGGCGTTCTCGCGCTCGTCTTCGCAGGTGCCAGTTACGCAGCGCGTTCCTGGCGGTACATGGAAGTGAGCTCTTTTTCTCCAGCAGGCATCCCGATCTTTCACTTCAAAACGATGCTAGTGGTTGGAGGAGCGCTACTGCTCATCCAAGGGGTAGCCCAGGTCCTCCGTTGTATCGTCTGCATTCGATCAGGCGAATGGCCGCCTGATGTGAACGATGTTACGGAGCTGGAGGACCAGCTCCTTGAGCAGGGCTATCAAGAAGATCTGAATACACCGAATACCGGAGTGAGTAACCGATGA
- a CDS encoding TRAP transporter substrate-binding protein yields the protein MTDSKVDNVSAKSTEPDGSRRKFLKGSLAAAGGVAAAGTTIVGAPYVHAQSPIVLKMQTAWGASNIWQDFAQEYVDRVHSMSGGRIQIDLLPSGAVVGTFQLMDAVSDGLLDIGHDVPVYWYGKNKAASLFGTGPVWGGDANNMMSWWYAGGGKELYRELVQDIMGFNVEGYFGFPMPSQPFGWFKNDDVTSVSDIEGLKYRTVGLAADLLQEMGMAVAQLPGGEIVPAMERGVIDAFEFNNPSSDSDFGAQDVAKNYYLGSYHQASESFEWLFNRDMLDSLDDDLRAILIHAVEAASTSNTASALDRYSADLQALQTESGVTVHRTSDEILAAQLEAWSTLIPTLEEDEFSRRCMESQKEWVERTVFYELMNQPDLQLAYEHFFPGRLNM from the coding sequence ATGACCGATTCCAAAGTGGACAACGTCAGTGCGAAGTCGACGGAGCCAGACGGTTCACGTCGCAAATTTCTAAAGGGCAGTCTCGCCGCAGCTGGTGGTGTCGCTGCTGCCGGAACGACGATCGTCGGTGCACCTTACGTGCATGCGCAGTCGCCAATTGTGCTGAAAATGCAGACCGCCTGGGGCGCCAGCAATATCTGGCAGGACTTCGCCCAGGAGTATGTTGATCGCGTCCACAGCATGTCCGGCGGCCGCATTCAGATCGACCTTCTGCCATCAGGCGCCGTGGTCGGAACCTTCCAGCTCATGGATGCGGTGAGCGATGGCCTTCTGGATATCGGCCATGATGTGCCGGTTTACTGGTATGGCAAGAACAAAGCGGCATCCTTGTTCGGTACTGGCCCGGTCTGGGGTGGCGATGCCAACAACATGATGTCGTGGTGGTACGCAGGCGGTGGTAAAGAGCTCTACCGCGAACTCGTTCAAGACATCATGGGCTTCAACGTTGAGGGTTATTTCGGCTTCCCGATGCCTTCTCAGCCATTCGGCTGGTTTAAAAATGACGATGTCACATCGGTGTCCGATATCGAGGGCCTCAAGTATCGAACCGTGGGCCTTGCTGCGGACCTCCTGCAGGAGATGGGCATGGCCGTCGCGCAGTTGCCGGGTGGCGAGATCGTTCCGGCCATGGAGCGTGGCGTCATCGACGCATTCGAGTTCAACAACCCGTCGTCCGATAGCGATTTCGGTGCTCAGGACGTGGCCAAGAACTACTACCTGGGGTCTTATCACCAGGCCAGTGAGTCGTTTGAGTGGTTGTTTAACCGGGATATGCTCGACAGTCTTGATGATGACCTGCGGGCCATCCTCATCCATGCCGTTGAGGCCGCGTCGACATCGAATACAGCCTCTGCACTCGACCGCTATTCGGCGGACCTGCAGGCACTTCAGACGGAGTCGGGTGTTACCGTTCATCGGACGTCCGACGAGATCCTCGCAGCACAGCTGGAGGCTTGGAGCACGCTCATTCCAACGCTTGAAGAGGATGAGTTCTCCCGTCGGTGCATGGAGAGCCAGAAGGAGTGGGTCGAGCGCACGGTATTCTACGAGCTCATGAACCAGCCGGACCTGCAGCTCGCCTACGAGCACTTCTTCCCAGGCCGGCTGAACATGTAA